The following proteins are co-located in the Actinomycetes bacterium genome:
- a CDS encoding alcohol dehydrogenase, translating into LVAAGRLAVEVGWRGSWERAAEAAEALRGRRVRGKAVLDVRSAAG; encoded by the coding sequence CTTGTGGCGGCGGGCAGGCTCGCGGTGGAGGTCGGCTGGCGCGGCTCGTGGGAGCGGGCGGCCGAGGCGGCCGAGGCCCTGCGCGGGCGGCGGGTGCGCGGCAAGGCGGTCCTGGATGTGCGGTCCGCTGCCGGATAA